Sequence from the Methanosarcina siciliae T4/M genome:
ATACTTCCATTTCAATGTTCCGTTGGGATTGAGGGCATATGCATTACCATCACTACTTCCGAAATAGACCGTTCCGTCAGCCCCGATTGCGGCTGAGCGCTGGACACCGCCACCTCCGGTGGTATATGACCATTTCAGGGTCCCGTCAGGATTTATCGCAAACAGTTTATTGCCACCCCAAGTGCTTCCGACATAGATGGTGCCGTCTGATGCAATTGCCGGTGACCAGAAGAGCCTAACGCCAGCGTTATAGGACCATTTCAGGGTCCCATCGGCATTGAGTGCATACATCGTACCGTCGCTCTGTCCGACGAGATAGATAGTGCTGTCTGCTCCAATTGCGGCTCTATAGGTGCGCCTGCCAAGGTCGTATGACCATTTCAGGGTCCCGTCAGGATTCAGTGCATAGAAACTTCCCCAATCGTCTGCAACGTAGATGGTACCGTCTGCGCCGATAGCAGGTGCAACACTGCCTATTTTATAATTAGTGTCGTAGGTCCATTTTACTGTGCCATCGGGGTTCAGTGCATAGAGTTTGCAGTCAAGGCTTCCGATGTAGATTGTCCCGTCCGATCCGATTGTCGGCGAACTGTCGACCATGTATCCAGTGGTGTATGACCATTTCACGGTGCCGTCGGGATTTAATGCGTAGATCCTGTTGTCACGGCTTCCAAAGTAGATGGTGCCGTCTGCACTGATCGCCGGTGTACCATATATCGCCCCACCGGTCGTAAATGACCATTTCACGGTGCCGTCAGGGTTCAGGGCATAGAGATTGCCGGTTGCGCTTCCGACATAGATGGTGCCGTCTGCACCGATCGCTTCTGAACCATATATATAGCCACCTATTGCGGCGGTCCAGAGGACGTTATTTGTCTGCGGCCCGTTGACTGATGACTGGCCGGTGTTGCGGGTATCACACTGGTATTTCGGCCATGCTGTATCTGCGAGTCCCACGGGTCCCGGTCCTGATCCGTCTGTCACCGTGATGTAGTCCGTCCTGGTCTCGTCATCCGAACCGCCCGGCCCGGTGACCGTAAGCGTTACGGTATATGTCCCGGCATCGGTGTACTCATGACTCGGGTTCTGGTCGTAGCTGTCGACCGTGCCGTCGGTCTCGAAGTCCCATGCATAGGATGTAATCTCGCCGATGGAAGCGTCGGTGAACGTCACGTTCAGCGGTGCATCACCGGAAGTCGGATCGGCGGTGAACCCGGCAACCGACGCTGTTCCCGCGGCATACTCGACTACTAGGATCTGCTGGAGGGCGTCCATTCCTCCGCTGGTGGTTGCCTGGATGCCTGCTTCGTTGCCGGTCGCTTCAAGGTAATACTTCACGTCAAAGGACTGTGCGGATGCGGTGTCGGCGGTCCCCTGCCATGCCCCGGTAGCGACGGTGACTCCGTTGAAGATCAGGTTGCCTTCATCAGGCCCTGCGCTGCCGGCAAAGCTGTGCAGAGTCGCGCTCTGGACATTTGAGGTGTCGATGGTCATGCCCGAGAACTCGGCGTACGCGGTCGCCTCCTCAAGTGTGGTTCCGTAGCTTGAGGCCGAGACGGCAAGTTCGTCGCACTCCTCGTTGATGAAGATCTGTTTCCGGGTCTCGGCCGGGTCGGAGTAAATCACCACGAGCGTGCTCGGGTACAGCGCCTCCCTGTTGCCTGTGTTCGAAGTCATGACGAGCGTGTTGTCGCCGCCGTTGTTGAAGAGGCTGGTCACGTCGATCGCCGGGTAGAGACCGTACTCGTAGTAGGCATAGGCCCCGAAGTTGCTCCAGTCCATGTACGGCGTGCCGAGCGTCAGGTTGTTGCCGTTGAAGACCGCGTTCATGTCCGGGACGCCGGCAGGAGTCTGGTCCCAGTTGTAGCTGATGTAGAGGAATGCCTTCTCGATGGTTGCACCGGACGGGACCGGGAGGTCAGCAGCCGTCCAGGTCTCGGTCCGGTCGGTCCAGTCTACCGACCGGTAAAACGAATCGGGCTGGGTGTAGTACACGACGTTTCCATTCAGGTCGAAGGTATGCTTTGTCGTGATGTTGCTGCCGCCTTCCCAGTAGATGCCCTTGCCCTTGTACCCGTTGTAGACCACGGACTTTGCAGAACTGGTTTTGTTGTTGTTGACCTCGTCCGTTTCGACGATCAGGTCGTCCGGGTCGACGACTGCGGAGTAGGTAACCGTGCCGCCCGCAAGGTCCCTTATGGTCGGGTCGGTGAGCGTTACAGTGGTCGTTGCGCCGGCCACAATCGATTCTATAATCGTGGTCGCGACCGGAACCGTGCTGCTGACATCGTCGGCATACACGGCGACCGAAATGTTGGTGGCGGTATCAGTACCTTGGTTCTTCACATTCATGACCCTGACGGCGTTCGGTTCCCTCGCAAAGGCCGCACTCCCCGGCACCGTGTTCACGACCCCGGAGATCGTCAGGTCGATCTGTGTGGTGACTTCCGGGTCCTTGAACGCATAGAGTGTGCCGGCCTGGTTCCCGATGTAGAGTGTGCCGTCATCACCGATTGTCGGACCGTTTCGAATGGCTCCATCGGTTGTATAACTCCATTTCAGGGTACCGTCGGTGTTGAACGCGTATACGTTGGAGTCGGTCGAACCGAGATACACGCTGCCGTCTGCACCGATCGCAGGTGCAGCGTAGAACCTGCTCGAGGATGAGAGCGGATATGACCATTTCTGGGTACCGTTGGCGTTGATTGCAAAGACTTCACCGGCGTAGCTTCCCACGTAGACGGTGCCGTCGGACCCTACAGCCGGCGACCCGTAACCGTATCCTCCCACAG
This genomic interval carries:
- a CDS encoding DUF3344 domain-containing protein; this encodes MTAGGNTTGLADTPWPKFQYDLANTGQSPYNGPQTNTVLWTSSVGGMNYAGQAIAEDGTIYTGGGSTFYALYPNGTTRWSYGVGNSIYSTPAIAEDGTIYIGCMDSKVYAFNADGTLKWSYTTGNKLQNSPAIDADGTVYIGSYDKVFYAINPDGSLKWTYDGATGYYYYSSAAIADDGTIYVGDYKGVLHALYPNGTARWTSQIGMIFASPIIGEDGTIYLTHGSYLSAVNPDGTVDWSYTVGGYGYGSPAVGSDGTVYVGSYAGEVFAINANGTQKWSYPLSSSSRFYAAPAIGADGSVYLGSTDSNVYAFNTDGTLKWSYTTDGAIRNGPTIGDDGTLYIGNQAGTLYAFKDPEVTTQIDLTISGVVNTVPGSAAFAREPNAVRVMNVKNQGTDTATNISVAVYADDVSSTVPVATTIIESIVAGATTTVTLTDPTIRDLAGGTVTYSAVVDPDDLIVETDEVNNNKTSSAKSVVYNGYKGKGIYWEGGSNITTKHTFDLNGNVVYYTQPDSFYRSVDWTDRTETWTAADLPVPSGATIEKAFLYISYNWDQTPAGVPDMNAVFNGNNLTLGTPYMDWSNFGAYAYYEYGLYPAIDVTSLFNNGGDNTLVMTSNTGNREALYPSTLVVIYSDPAETRKQIFINEECDELAVSASSYGTTLEEATAYAEFSGMTIDTSNVQSATLHSFAGSAGPDEGNLIFNGVTVATGAWQGTADTASAQSFDVKYYLEATGNEAGIQATTSGGMDALQQILVVEYAAGTASVAGFTADPTSGDAPLNVTFTDASIGEITSYAWDFETDGTVDSYDQNPSHEYTDAGTYTVTLTVTGPGGSDDETRTDYITVTDGSGPGPVGLADTAWPKYQCDTRNTGQSSVNGPQTNNVLWTAAIGGYIYGSEAIGADGTIYVGSATGNLYALNPDGTVKWSFTTGGAIYGTPAISADGTIYFGSRDNRIYALNPDGTVKWSYTTGYMVDSSPTIGSDGTIYIGSLDCKLYALNPDGTVKWTYDTNYKIGSVAPAIGADGTIYVADDWGSFYALNPDGTLKWSYDLGRRTYRAAIGADSTIYLVGQSDGTMYALNADGTLKWSYNAGVRLFWSPAIASDGTIYVGSTWGGNKLFAINPDGTLKWSYTTGGGGVQRSAAIGADGTVYFGSSDGNAYALNPNGTLKWKYATGEIVSTPSIGSDGTLYIGNNQGIVYAFKDVAPVANFSADVTSGDAPLNVTFTDQSTGSPTSWSWDFGDGETSDEQNPTHIYSTPETNYTVTLTVENALGNDTETKIDYIRVGVVTPAPVADFTAEVTSGDVPLRVQFTDLSTAATGWAWDFDNDGTVDSTEQNPVHTYGDAGIYSVNLTVINAGGSNSEVKIDYITVSSTPTEPEPVAAFTADVTDGTAPLTVNFTDQSAGTPTSWLWDFGDGANSTAQNPVHAYSAAGNYTVNLTVENAAGSDFELKSDYIKVSEISGSTVTLYFDPASSSVSENESTEINLVASNFPAGLSGYNLTVVIDDPDVAEIVDIEYPTWALITENSTLPGSSIYMKTVDLEDSVQEGAADVVLATLTVSGKEKGSANLSIGVKRLEEDSGDSIEPALLAGTIEVTLLSPLPDQEYAPKDLDGDGLYEDLTGNGEFSFVDIVAYFHNMDWIEENMQVEYFDFNGNGRIDFDDVVRMFAMI